The nucleotide sequence TTCGGGTTCTTTCCGGCTGTTGCCTTAGGATGGATTCCTTCAAATTATGACTTTATCAAGCGGAAACTTCCTTTCATGAACTACCTAAAAATCCGGGCATCGTACGGACAGGTAGGTAATGATAGAATTTCAGACGACCGCTTTCCGTATCTTACCATTATTAATTCGAATGCATCCGGAGGCTGGGGTGGCCAGGGATTGATAGAGAATGTGGTTGGAGCCGATAATCTTGCCTGGGAAAAATCGACAAAGGCTGATTTAGGTGTTGAGGCCAAATTCTTAAACGAACGACTTTCTTTTGTTGTAGACATATTCAATGATAAGCGGGAAGGTATTTTTCAAAAAAGGACGCAATTACCTAGCTATGTAGGAGCAGTATACATGCCATACAGTAATGTCGGGGCAATGAAAAGTTATGGTTCAGATGGTAATATTTCGTTCTCGCAAAAAGTAGGAAAAGATATTTCGTTTACACTTCGCGGTAATTTCACTTATTCAACGAATAAGATTTTACATTGGGAACAACCTTTTCAGAAGTACGATTATTTATCCTATAAAGGAAAACCATACAATGTTTCCAGAGGATTTATTTCATTAGGATTATTTAAAGATGATCAGGATGTAAAAAACAGTCCTGCACAATTTGGAAAACTTCGTCCGGGCGATATTAAGTACAAAGACGTTACAGGTGATGGTGTTATTACCGACGATGACCGGGTACCTCTATCCTATTCTCCAATTCCTCGTTTAATGTATGGATTCGGAGGAGAATTCACTTATAAAGACTTTACACTAGGATTATTGTTCAAAGGAACAGGAAAATCTGATTTCTTTTTAAATAATAATGGATACGGGTACATTCCTTTCTATGGAGGTGCCTTAGGAAACGTGTTAAGCATTGCCGGAGAACAAAACAACCGTTGGACCCCGGCCTCTTATTCAGGAAATCCGGCAACAGAAAATCCGAACGCCAAATTTCCCCGTCTATCTTATGGGTACAACGAAAATAACAGTAAAACCTCCTCTTTTTGGATGGCAGACAGTCGTTATTTAAGACTTCAGGAAGTAACTCTTAATTACAATCTCAAACATAATGCTTTGAAACAATACCTTGGAATCAGCTCTGTTGACTTACAGCTAATAGGTTACAATCTGGCTGTGTGGGACAAGGTTGACCTGTGGGATCCTGAATTGGCTGGATACAATGGATATGCTTATCCTATTCCCATGAGGTTTGCGTTCCAATTATATATCAATTTTTAAAAATAAGGAGGTTTATCTATGAAAAATATTAAATATAACTTACTGGCAATCTTTACATTCTTTGTATTGATGATGCCTTCATGCAACTATTTGGATGTGTCCGAATATTTTGAAGACACCTTGCATGTCGATTCTGTATTTCAGAAAAAAGTGTATCTCGAAAAGTTCCTTTGGGGAGCGGCGGCTTTATTGCCTGATGAAGGTAATATCTTTACAAACTCCTACTACCCGGCCGTTTTGGGAAGTGATGAATCCTTCACTATGTGGGAAAGCAGTTATAATAGTCAACGGTTTCCTATCAATGAAATTACAGCCGATAATTTAGGATCCATGAATATCTGGCCCAACATGTACATAATCATTCGTAAAGCGAACACAATCTTAAGCAGGATAAATGAATGTCCGGATATGAATGCACAGGAAAAAAGAGAAATAGTTGGATATACTCATTTTCTAAGAGGTTATGCTTATTACTTTCTCGTACTAAATTATGGACCTTGTATCTTAGTTGGCGACCAAATAATTGATACAAGTTTAGATTCGGATGCATATGCTACAGAAAGAGCCACCTACGACGAATGTGTAGAATATGCTTGCAAAGAATTAGAAACTGCAGCCGAATACATTCCTGCAACTGTACCCATAAATCTATTTGGTCGCCCTACCAAAGGAGCTGCCTATGGATTAATTGCCAGATTAAGGGTATATGCAGCCAGCCCTCTTTACAACGGGGGGAAAGCAGCTAAAACATACTTTTCTAATTTCAAACGTAAATCTGATCAGGTGCACTATATCTCGCAGACATATGACGAGAAAAAATGGGCTGTTGCAGCTGCAGCATGTAAGCGTATTATAGATATGGGAACTTATAAATTACACACGGTTGAAGCGTCTTTTGACACTCCGGCTTTACCAAAAAATATAACTTCCGATCCTCATTACTATAGCACTTTCCCGGATGGGGCTTCAGGAATTGACCCACTAAGATCTTATGCAGAAATGTTCAACGGAGAAGCTATTTCGTTTAAAAATGAAGAGATAATTTTTGGAAGATACTCCAATTCAGTAAAAAATGCCACTCAAAATGCATTTCCATCCGCTTTTGGAGGTTGGAACGGATTTTGTCTTCCTCAGCATGTAATTGATGCATACCGGATGGCTGATGGGAAAACAATTAATGAATCCAGCAACGAATATCCCTATAATGAAGATGGCTTTACGGAAAAGGCATCCGCTTTTTCCGGATATGAATTACGGGCAAACGTAAGCAAGATGTATGCCAACAGAGAAATGCGCTTTTACGCCTGCGTGGGCTTCAGCGGATGTTTGTGGCCAATGAGATCGACTACAGAAACAGGTAAATACCTGCAAGAGGTTCGATACGGTTTGGATCAGAATAGCGGTAAGAGTGCTGCAACCGAAGGGGATGCTAAAAACTATCCGATAACTGGTTATGTAATCAAAAAGTATATTCATGGAGATGATGCATGGAAAGGTTCAAACGGATCAGTCCTGGACAAACCCTTCATTATGGTACGTTATGCAGATATTCTGTTAATGTATGCTGAATGTCTGAACAACCTTACTCAATCTCACACCATTACAGACGCCCAGGGAAATAGCCAGACTTTCGTCCGTGATGCAAAACAAATTGCCAATGCATTTAATCAGGTACGTTACCGCGCCGGACTTCCCGGATTAACCGAGAATGAAATTTCTTCGCAAGATAACTTCTTTGAAGCTTTAAAAACTGAACGTATGGTTGAATTCCTGCACGAAGGTCTTCGTTATTATGATGTTCGCAGATGGGGTATAGTTGCTGAGGTTGAATCTAAACCAATCATGGGTATGGATACTGATAAACCGGAAAGAAGCGGCTATTATAACAGGGTAATATGTAACTATATAACTGTAAGAAACAGAGTCTTTCTACCCAAAATGGTTTTATTACCTATTGAAAGACAAGAGATAAAACGCGTACCGACTTTGGATCAGAATCCTGGCTGGGAAAATTAATATTCAATTAAAATTAAAACAAAATGAAATTAATAGTAAAATACATACTCACAGGGATGTTCATTTGTATATTTTCATCCTGCGAAGAAAATTTGTTAGATCAGGAACAATATCAGAAAAAAATCTACTTATTAAGTTCTGACAATAATATATTCAAATATTCTCATGCTCTTAATGATTCTATTACCAAGGGATTCATAACAGTTGGTAGTGGAGGAACAATTCCATTAAATAAAGATGTGACCGTAATTCTTGAGCTTGATACAAGTTCTTTTAGCGAATACAATCGCCGTAATTTTGACATTGAATACGACAAGTATGCCAAGCTACTGGAGCCATCAAGGTATGTTCTTCCTTCACACGAGATTGTTTTACGTGCCGGAGAAATAGATGCGACCACATTTTTCCCTATTGAAATAGATGCGAACGGACTTTCTCCGGATTCTACTTATATGGTTCCGTTTAAGATTAAATCAACATCAGATTATGAAGTAAATCCCGAAAAAGCAAGTGTACTTTATCAGATTGAGCTAAAAAACAAGTATACTGAATCCGGAATGAACACTTATTCTATGAAAGGGACCAAACAACCGGAAGGAGGTAGCCTCTCGGCAATAACCACAACTAAGGTGATGGCTCCTCTGGCCAAAAACAAGGTTCGTATTTTTCCGGAAAACTTTTTAGTAAGCAGCAAACTAAAAGATATTGAGGATAAAACAATCACAATTACTGTCAACAACGACAATACGTTACGTCTTAAACCTTTCAAACATGTAATGCTTGAACAGTTAGAAGGAAACCGTTACATTGAGAATGAGGAAACTTTTTATCTGAATTACCGCTACAAGCTGGCATCGGATGAAAAATGGATCACTGTAACTGAAACTTTGAAGCGTATTAAATAGATTGAAGTAATACAATTAATACATAAAACAATATGAAATTAAAATATGCATTAGGGTCTATGCTGCTTTCATTTATTTTTGCCTGCAGCAATGATTCCGAGGAATTGATCCAATCTCAGCTATTTGGCTTATCTGAAACTGCTATGGATTTTCAAAGTGCTGCCGGTAAAAAATCAGTTGCCGTACTTGGAGCAGAAGGCGAGGTAACAGCATCCGTCGTATCCGCAAATTCTGAATGGTGTAAAGTAGAAATAAAGAAAGGAAACGCTCTTGATTCCATACAGGTTACTGTTGAAGAAAATTTAAAAGCGAAAAGTCGTACTGCAACCGTAAATATAAATCAAGGGGAGCATCAACGGCAGTTTCTTGTCCGTCAGTCTCAGAAATTTTTCAATTCAATTTCTAAAGTTTTGAATCTATCGGCTGCAAAAGGTCCTGGTCAGGTTCGATTAACATGGACAGAACCAGTGGAAGATAACTTTAATCACGTAAAAGTATCCGCTTACAATTCCGGCGGCGATTTACATTCCTCCGTAGTAGTTGCAAAAGGGGTAACTGAACATGTGATTTCCGGACTACTTTCCTCGGCCGGTGAATATTCTTTTGAAGTGCAGTCGTTCGATCTTGAAAATGAAGCAGGAGAAATTGCTTCAATAAAAAGTAGTGCCGGTAAAAATGTAGCATTCCGTTTTAAAGAAGTGCCACTTCCAAAATGGGTTGGATATTATTTCAAAAGCAGCGAACGTATTACTTCAACGCTTCAGATAGGTAGTAACGAATTTAATCAGGGAGAAGAAGTTACCATCTCTTTTGATGTTGACAAATCAATCATGGATGAATATAATCAAAGTCATGGAGACGCACTGGAACTGATGCCCGAGAATGC is from uncultured Macellibacteroides sp. and encodes:
- a CDS encoding RagB/SusD family nutrient uptake outer membrane protein; protein product: MKNIKYNLLAIFTFFVLMMPSCNYLDVSEYFEDTLHVDSVFQKKVYLEKFLWGAAALLPDEGNIFTNSYYPAVLGSDESFTMWESSYNSQRFPINEITADNLGSMNIWPNMYIIIRKANTILSRINECPDMNAQEKREIVGYTHFLRGYAYYFLVLNYGPCILVGDQIIDTSLDSDAYATERATYDECVEYACKELETAAEYIPATVPINLFGRPTKGAAYGLIARLRVYAASPLYNGGKAAKTYFSNFKRKSDQVHYISQTYDEKKWAVAAAACKRIIDMGTYKLHTVEASFDTPALPKNITSDPHYYSTFPDGASGIDPLRSYAEMFNGEAISFKNEEIIFGRYSNSVKNATQNAFPSAFGGWNGFCLPQHVIDAYRMADGKTINESSNEYPYNEDGFTEKASAFSGYELRANVSKMYANREMRFYACVGFSGCLWPMRSTTETGKYLQEVRYGLDQNSGKSAATEGDAKNYPITGYVIKKYIHGDDAWKGSNGSVLDKPFIMVRYADILLMYAECLNNLTQSHTITDAQGNSQTFVRDAKQIANAFNQVRYRAGLPGLTENEISSQDNFFEALKTERMVEFLHEGLRYYDVRRWGIVAEVESKPIMGMDTDKPERSGYYNRVICNYITVRNRVFLPKMVLLPIERQEIKRVPTLDQNPGWEN
- a CDS encoding DUF4361 domain-containing protein translates to MKLIVKYILTGMFICIFSSCEENLLDQEQYQKKIYLLSSDNNIFKYSHALNDSITKGFITVGSGGTIPLNKDVTVILELDTSSFSEYNRRNFDIEYDKYAKLLEPSRYVLPSHEIVLRAGEIDATTFFPIEIDANGLSPDSTYMVPFKIKSTSDYEVNPEKASVLYQIELKNKYTESGMNTYSMKGTKQPEGGSLSAITTTKVMAPLAKNKVRIFPENFLVSSKLKDIEDKTITITVNNDNTLRLKPFKHVMLEQLEGNRYIENEETFYLNYRYKLASDEKWITVTETLKRIK
- a CDS encoding DUF1735 domain-containing protein; amino-acid sequence: MKLKYALGSMLLSFIFACSNDSEELIQSQLFGLSETAMDFQSAAGKKSVAVLGAEGEVTASVVSANSEWCKVEIKKGNALDSIQVTVEENLKAKSRTATVNINQGEHQRQFLVRQSQKFFNSISKVLNLSAAKGPGQVRLTWTEPVEDNFNHVKVSAYNSGGDLHSSVVVAKGVTEHVISGLLSSAGEYSFEVQSFDLENEAGEIASIKSSAGKNVAFRFKEVPLPKWVGYYFKSSERITSTLQIGSNEFNQGEEVTISFDVDKSIMDEYNQSHGDALELMPENAYSLSGILYTSTKEYQNMSLSINTSSLKDRHSYAIPVKIKSVSSNLIDETFSTALLIYRVDDLSGWYTVERLSKCGEPESAYPDGKRRYIRRTGEYTWETGYLFREYANSEESEQTGITGSVQYISINPSTKQLHIQQGSYGTNEDLNSFNAESNELIIDYEYSEWAGWWTNERMYNRGFAK